One window of Amaranthus tricolor cultivar Red isolate AtriRed21 chromosome 13, ASM2621246v1, whole genome shotgun sequence genomic DNA carries:
- the LOC130797528 gene encoding F-box/kelch-repeat protein At1g74510-like, whose product MLEDPSFPFSRDLSNNCEQESNWIFDGFKLIETTNFKRKSQDELGNSLKFLKIDKTRDMEVDFLKLSLSLVSVPTENVESLEDPPNSIENGGDSSENVESLEDPSDSIENDGYHSDTSSYIHQIGKDNSIDCIARCSRSDYGSIASVNRNFRSLIEGTMLYKLRRKMGIVEHWIYFSCSLLEWEVFDPIRLRWKHLPKMPSNDCFMHSDKESLAVGTELLVFGKGIMNHLIYKYSLLTNSWSTGMEMNTPRCLFGSATLGEIAIVAGGCDFSGNIFSSAELYNSDTGTWVTLPSMHKARKKCSAVFMDGKFYVVGGLGVENTNPLTCGEVFDLERRIWTEIPDMLPLRNAEPGATGASAMSEAPPLLTVVNNDLYAADYARKEVRKYCKSSNSWATVGSLPDTAVSMHGWGLAFRGCGDKLIVLGGPRALDRGYIEVNSWAPSEIPQRWTVLGRKQSGGFVYNCAIMGC is encoded by the coding sequence ATGTTGGAAGATCCTTCATTTCCTTTTTCAAGGGATTTGTCGAATAATTGTGAGCAagaaagtaattggatttttgaTGGGTTTAAATTAATTGAAACGACTAACTTTAAGAGAAAATCACAAGATGAACTTGGGAACTCACTTAAGTTCTTAAAAATTGATAAGACAAGGGACATGGAAGTTGATTTCTTGAAACTTTCACTTTCCCTTGTTAGTGTTCCAACTGAAAACGTCGAAAGTTTGGAAGATCCACCTAATAGCATTGAAAATGGTGGAGATTCATCTGAAAACGTCGAAAGTTTGGAAGATCCATCTGATAGTATTGAAAATGATGGATACCATTCTGATACAAGTTCCTATATACACCAGATAGGAAAGGATAACTCAATAGATTGTATTGCTCGATGCTCTAGGTCCGATTATGGGTCTATAGCTTCAGTTAATCGCAACTTTCGGTCATTAATTGAGGGTACTATGCTATACAAGTTGAGGAGGAAAATGGGTATTGTAGAGCATTGGATTTATTTTTCTTGCAGCTTGCTTGAGTGGGAGGTTTTCGACCCCATTAGGCTTCGATGGAAGCATTTGCCTAAAATGCCTTCCAATGACTGTTTTATGCATTCGGATAAGGAATCCCTTGCTGTTGGTACGGAACTATTGGTGTTTGGAAAGGGTATCATGAATCATCTCATATACAAATATAGCCTTTTGACGAATTCATGGTCTACGGGTATGGAGATGAATACACCTAGGTGCTTATTTGGGTCGGCTACTTTAGGTGAAATCGCCATAGTAGCGGGTGGTTGTGATTTTTCGGGGAATATTTTTTCCTCGGCCGAACTTTACAATTCGGATACTGGAACTTGGGTGACTCTTCCAAGCATGCACAAAGCTAGGAAGAAATGTTCTGCCGTGTTTATGGACGGCAAATTTTACGTTGTTGGGGGACTTGGCGTTGAGAACACCAATCCCCTTACATGTGGGGAGGTTTTTGATTTGGAGAGACGGATATGGACGGAAATTCCGGACATGCTCCCACTGAGGAATGCTGAGCCAGGGGCAACTGGGGCATCTGCTATGTCAGAAGCTCCTCCTCTGCTCACAGTAGTGAACAATGACCTTTATGCAGCAGACTATGCAAGGAAGGAGGTCAGGAAATACTGTAAAAGCTCGAACTCATGGGCGACAGTAGGAAGTTTGCCGGATACTGCTGTCTCAATGCATGGTTGGGGTCTAGCTTTCCGTGGGTGTGGCGATAAGCTCATTGTGTTAGGGGGGCCTAGAGCTTTGGATCGCGGCTACATAGAGGTGAATTCTTGGGCTCCGTCTGAGATCCCACAACGATGGACTGTTCTCGGTAGAAAACAATCTGGTGGGTTTGTGTATAATTGTGCAATAATGGGATGTTAA